One part of the Epinephelus fuscoguttatus linkage group LG12, E.fuscoguttatus.final_Chr_v1 genome encodes these proteins:
- the fhdc3 gene encoding FH2 domain containing 3, translating to MEGVLILKSASPPSCSSHSPPPLPPDAQEGPDLPSSFTVPPPPPPPPPLPLPPPPPPLLPPPPFGSRNVQRRSMKKLNWDTIPSQRVLGKLNVWTSKRPQRDLVLDIRSMEELFSHVDKRASLHSSRVVGLKSDGVDFFPQVTILDSKKSMNIGIFLRQFKRPVTDIVQDIRQGNWLSFGTGKLKELCKLLPEESEVKQLLSFSGNLSVLPEADQFMVQLVKVPGYEERLKMMVLREEFFPLMEEVKNSVAVMTKAANELLDCDDLHSVIRLVLKAGNYMNAGGYSANAIGFRMTSLLNLADTKANKPGMNLMHYVAKQAEDIDAELLTFPTQLENIGMGSRICKEDIIADFEREVKRIKEVKLYSSRQPGLLQQMETFLMRAEAKLADVESSLQELKAVSDAVAEYYCEDPATFKLEECCSIFHSFCKRFDTAVQENREREEAEQRRKRKESMRIVAKRRSTVSRTGPEPDQDSSSLESVLHSFLSTVPEGVSRCRKNTLPAIAGSPSECSSQTVPSVDKNEATPRNRQETPEKKQPKLQKEDKEMAEAENKEEAEKMREITRKVLHYQNDKSSADGDRVSGTPPRSKGAQDTPATPSTPRSTTRDFLFTNNGDVGSPWTILSPFTCSPRNTSYRNRQAHLRRQSSMPAGDDLDDGVWESDRGNYLPNSSNRDNQTTSSGGSASLPECRSQRAVSQGPILRSASLDETRQSPAFRLGNLFQKGTSQRSYSSGSTTESMREEGAGVSSLLGRKAGNQVEGQASTSGFISFFRRIGGRNKTGDVEEQNIRGSNT from the exons ATGGAGGGAGTGCTGATTTTAAAATCTGCCTCTCCCCCCAGCTGTTCCTCTCAcagccctcctcctcttccaccaGATGCTCAAGAAGGTCCAGATCTCCCATCGTCCTTTACtgtaccaccaccaccacctcctccccctcctcttcccctgccccctcctcctcctcctcttcttcctcccccaCCTTTTGGCTCTCGTAATGTCCAGCGACGTTCCATGAAAAAGCTCAACTGGGACACGATTCCCAGCCAGCGTGTCCTTGGCAAACTGAATGTCTGGACGTCTAAACGGCCTCAGAGAGACCTCGTGCTGGACATTCGAAGCATGGAGGAGCTTTTCAGTCACGTGGACAAACGGGCCTCGCTGCACAGCTCAAGGGTCGTGGGTCTGAAGAGTGATGGTGTGGACTTCTTTCCACAG gTCACAATCCTCGACTCTAAAAAGAGTATGAATATTGGGATCTTTCTGAGACAATTCAAGAG GCCAGTGACTGATATTGTGCAGGACATTCGTCAAGGGAACTGGCTCAGCTTTGGAACAGGCAAACTAAAAGAGCTTTGTAAACTGCTGCCAGAAGAAAGCGAG GTGAAGCAGCTGCTATCATTCAGTGGAAACCTCTCTGTGTTACCTGAGGCTGACCAGTTTATGGTGCAGCTGGTCAAAGTGCCAGG CTATGAGGAACGCCTAAAAATGATGGTGCTGAGGGAGGAATTCTTTCCTCTTATGGAGGAGGTGAAGAACTCTGTTGCTGTCATGACCAAAGCAGCTAATG AGCTGTTGGACTGCGATGACCTCCACTCGGTCATTCGACTAGTATTAAAAGCCGGGAATTACATGAACGCT GGTGGTTACAGTGCCAATGCCATTGGCTTCAGGATGACCTCTCTGCTCAACCTAGCAGACACTAAGGCCAACAAGCCTGGCATGAATCTCATGCACTACGTTGCCAAG CAAGCGGAGGACATCGATGCTGAGCTGCTGACTTTTCCCACCCAGCTTGAAAACATTGGGATGGGATCGAG AATTTGTAAAGAGGACATCATTGCAGACTTTGAGAGGGAAGTCAAGAGGATCAAGGAAGTGAAACTGTacagcagcagacagcctgGTCTCTTACAACAAATGGAGACATTCCTCATG AGGGCTGAAGCGAAGCTGGCCGATGTGGAGTCCTCTCTTCAGGAGCTAAAGGCTGTGAGCGACGCCGTTGCTGAGTACTACTGTGAAGACCCAGCTACCTTCAAACTGGAGGAGTGCTGCTCCATCTTTCATTCATTCTGCAAGCGCTTTGACACAGCTGTACAG GAGAACCGAGAGCGAGAGGAAGCAGAGCAGAGACGCAAGCGGAAGGAGAGCATGCGTATTGTAGCCAAACGCCGCTCAACAGTGTCCCGCACAGGACCCGAGCCTGATCAGGACTCCTCCAGCTTGGAGTCGGTCTTGCACAGCTTTCTTTCCACCGTTCCAGAGGGAGTAAGCAGATGCAGAAAGAATACACTGCCTGCAATTGCAGGATCCCCATCTGAGTGCAGCTCTCAGACTGTTCCGTCAGTAGACAAAAATGAGGCTACGCCCCGTAATAGACAAGAGACACCCGAGAAGAAACAACCCAAGTTGCAGAAAGAGGACAAGGAAATGGCAGaagcagaaaacaaagaagaagctGAAAAGATGCGTGAGATAACTCGGAAGGTGCTTCACTaccaaaatgacaaaagcaGCGCTGATGGGGACAGAGTGTCAGGCACTCCTCCTCGGTCTAAAGGAGCACAGGATACACCAGCAACCCCAAGTACCCCTCGCTCTACAACAAGAGACTTCTTATTTACCAACAATGGGGATGTCGGCTCCCCGTGGACTATCCTGAGCCCTTTTACTTGCTCCCCAAGAAACACCTCCTATCGAAACCGACAAGCACACCTACGCAGACAATCCTCAATGCCAGCTGGTGATGACCTTGATGATGGAGTCTGGGAGAGTGACAGAGGCAATTATCTCCCCAATTCTTCCAATCGGGACAATCAGACAACTTCATCTGGGGGTTCTGCGTCCCTTCCTGAGTGCCGCAGTCAGAGAGCTGTGTCGCAGGGTCCAATCCTCAGGTCTGCCTCCTTGGACGAAACCAGACAATCTCCAGCATTCCGGCTGGGAAACTTGTTCCAGAAAGGCACGTCTCAGAGGTCATACTCTTCTGGATCAACGACGGAAAGCATGAGAGAAGAAGGAGCAGGAGTCAGTTCACTGCTTGGCAGGAAGGCAGGGAATCAGGTCGAGGGTCAAGCGAGCACTTCTGGGTTCATATCCTTCTTCAGACGCATCGGAGGCAGAAATAAGACTGGTGATGTGGAGGAACAAAACATCAGAGGATCGAATACTTGA